In Drosophila pseudoobscura strain MV-25-SWS-2005 chromosome 4, UCI_Dpse_MV25, whole genome shotgun sequence, the following proteins share a genomic window:
- the LOC6899226 gene encoding uncharacterized protein encodes MPNIVALKLSGARSPGTGTGAGTGAGGNNGSLVLVALDQLALQQQINANFIFHAISNYKKTPFERKTLDFIAKKWLHLQLLWREFRLRDKQIRRVGHKDSHCQEHGYFQQELFELVHDKYMAARGCLSRDKRNLLARARAPAPLVFAQPTK; translated from the coding sequence ATGCCCAATATTGTGGCATTGAAGCTGAGCGGTGCCCGAAgtcctgggactgggactggggctgggactggtgCTGGGGGCAATAACGGTAgtctggtgctggtggccTTGGATCAATTGGCGCTGCAGCAACAAATCAatgcaaatttcattttccatgCAATTTCCAACTACAAGAAGACCCCGTTCGAGCGTAAAACGCTGGACTTTATTGCCAAAAAGTGGCTGCACTTGCAGTTGCTGTGGCGAGAGTTCCGGCTGAGGGATAAGCAAATACGACGCGTCGGTCACAAGGATTCGCACTGCCAGGAGCATGGCTACTTTCAGCAGGAGCTCTTCGAGCTGGTCCACGACAAATATATGGCGGCCAGGGGCTGTCTCAGTCGTGACAAAAGGAATCTGCttgcccgagcccgagcccccgcccccctagTGTTTGCTCAGCCAACGAAATGA
- the LOC6899225 gene encoding trypsin — protein MNRLLLCVVAVIALGAGCCQARPDIDFPFGRIVNGEATSIETHPWQVSIQTSAKGSHFCGGSLINQDTVVTAAHCMQSYAASEMQVRLGSTSRSSGGEVVSVKAFKYHEGYNSKLMVNDVAVIKLSSPVRETAKVRFVPLAGTTPSSGTPATVTGWGTTCFLVCSSPDSLMAVGVDILQKQDCASDSYSYGESILDTMVCAAGEKKDACQGDSGGPLVANGELVGVVSWGNGCAWTGYPGVYADVAPLKSWIEKTAAEL, from the coding sequence ATGAATCGTTTGTTGCTGTGTGTTGTGGCGGTGATCGCCTTGGGAGCTGGCTGCTGCCAGGCCCGTCCCGACATTGACTTCCCCTTCGGACGGATTGTCAATGGCGAGGCCACCTCCATTGAGACCCATCCGTGGCAGGTGTCCATCCAGACCTCCGCCAAGGGCTCCCACTTCTGCGGCGGCAGTCTGATCAACCAGGACACCGTTGTCACCGCCGCCCATTGCATGCAGTCGTACGCCGCCTCCGAGATGCAGGTCCGTCTGGGCTCCACCTCTCGCAGCAGCGGCGGTGAGGTGGTCAGCGTCAAGGCCTTCAAGTACCACGAGGGCTACAACAGCAAGCTGATGGTCAACGATGTGGCTGTCATCAAGCTATCCTCGCCCGTGCGTGAGACCGCCAAGGTGCGCTTCGTGCCGCTGGCTGGCACAACGCCCAGCTCTGGCACTCCTGCCACGGTCACTGGCTGGGGCACCACTTGCTTCCTCGTCTGCTCCTCGCCCGACAGCCTGATGGCCGTCGGCGTTGACATTCTGCAGAAGCAGGACTGCGCTTCCGATAGCTACAGCTACGGCGAGTCGATCCTCGACACGATGGTGTGCGCCGCTGGCGAGAAGAAGGATGCCTGCCAGGGCGATTCCGGTGGCCCCCTGGTCGCCAACGGAGAGCTCGTCGGTGTCGTCTCCTGGGGCAATGGCTGTGCCTGGACCGGCTATCCCGGCGTCTATGCCGATGTCGCCCCTCTGAAGAGCTGGATCGAGAAGACCGCCGCTGAATTGTAA